In one window of Hyla sarda isolate aHylSar1 chromosome 1, aHylSar1.hap1, whole genome shotgun sequence DNA:
- the CCDC157 gene encoding coiled-coil domain-containing protein 157 isoform X3 translates to MPGLGTMAGLLGDRTCMESLRKDITDLQGTLIDVFSRVGAVRFPSWKFPDKTSCDLDLVQLLDRYDFVEDDTDYTQLSHMVLLELVIDRLLLILQSFEVYTELISSDGSFIPPRDPGPSMSIGLTVRKYWSNMLKLGTLYQKGKCSSLENVIMAKEPKTPKERSCLSSGRAQSVLSCTESRQLTYAPQGSNLSIAKDTCTVGSQTLESALIPCDACAIAQCSLKEK, encoded by the exons ATGCCAGGGCTAGG GACCATGGCTGGCCTTTTGGGAGATCGTACGTGTATGGAAAGTCTGAGAAAGGACATTACTGATCTCCAGGGTACTCTGATTGATGTGTTCTCCAGAGTTGGTGCTGTACGGTTCCCATCCTGGAAATTCCCTGATAAGACATCCTGTGATCTGGACCTGGTGCAGCTGTTGGATAGATATGATTTTGTAGAGGATGATACAGACTACACACAGCTTTCACACATGGTTTTATTGGAGCTTGTAATTGACAG GCTGTTGCTGATTCTTCAGAGCTTTGAAGTATACACAGAATTAATAAGCAGTGATGGAAGCTTCATACCACCTCGGGATCCTGGACCCTCAATGTCAATTGGACTGACAGTCCGGAAATATTGGAGCAACATGCTAAAGTTGGGGACACTTTACCAAAAAGGA AAATGTTCTTCACTGGAAAATGTCATTATGGCAAAAGAGCCCAAGACCCCAAAAGAACGTTCCTGTCTGTCTTCAGGTAGAGCTCAGTCTGTCTTATCATGCACAGAAAGCCGCCAACTTACCTATGCCCCACAGGGATCAAACCTCTCCATTGCAAAGGACACGTGCACCGTTGGCTCACAGACATTGGAGTCTGCTCTCATTCCCTGCGATGCATGTGC
- the CCDC157 gene encoding coiled-coil domain-containing protein 157 isoform X5, with protein MPGLGTMAGLLGDRTCMESLRKDITDLQGTLIDVFSRVGAVRFPSWKFPDKTSCDLDLVQLLDRYDFVEDDTDYTQLSHMVLLELVIDRNVLHWKMSLWQKSPRPQKNVPVCLQVELSLSYHAQKAANLPMPHRDQTSPLQRTRAPLAHRHWSLLSFPAMHVPLLNVVLKRNEILGQ; from the exons ATGCCAGGGCTAGG GACCATGGCTGGCCTTTTGGGAGATCGTACGTGTATGGAAAGTCTGAGAAAGGACATTACTGATCTCCAGGGTACTCTGATTGATGTGTTCTCCAGAGTTGGTGCTGTACGGTTCCCATCCTGGAAATTCCCTGATAAGACATCCTGTGATCTGGACCTGGTGCAGCTGTTGGATAGATATGATTTTGTAGAGGATGATACAGACTACACACAGCTTTCACACATGGTTTTATTGGAGCTTGTAATTGACAG AAATGTTCTTCACTGGAAAATGTCATTATGGCAAAAGAGCCCAAGACCCCAAAAGAACGTTCCTGTCTGTCTTCAGGTAGAGCTCAGTCTGTCTTATCATGCACAGAAAGCCGCCAACTTACCTATGCCCCACAGGGATCAAACCTCTCCATTGCAAAGGACACGTGCACCGTTGGCTCACAGACATTGGAGTCTGCTCTCATTCCCTGCGATGCATGTGC
- the SF3A1 gene encoding splicing factor 3A subunit 1 has translation MPAGPVQLLAPQTPDGGQQQMEEEKKEDVVPSKPIVGIIYPPPEVRNIVDKTASFVARNGPEFEARIRQNEINNPKFNFLNPNDPYHAYYRHKVNEFKEGKAQEPSAAIPKVMQQQQSVQQLPQKVQAQVVQETIIPKEPPPEFEFVADPPSISAFDLDVVKLTAQFVARNGRQFLTQLMQKEQRNYQFDFLRPQHSLFNYFTKLVEQYTKILIPPKGLIIKLKKEAEYPTEVLDQVRYRVEWAKFQERERKKEEEEKERERVAYAQIDWHDFVVVEIVDFQPNEQGNFPPPTTPEELGARILIQERYEKFGESEEVEMEVESDDEEEVKDGKNEESSQMDQDTQLQDMDEGSDDEDYAQKAPLPPESPMPPPLPPTPDQVIVRKDYDPKASKPQPPAPASDEYLVSPITGEKIPASKMQEHMRIGLLDPRWLEQRDRSIREKQGDDEVYAPGLDIESSLKQLAERRTDIFGVEETAIGKKIGEEEIQKPEEKVTWDGHSGSMARTQQAAQANITLQEQIEAIHKAKGLVPEEDGKDKIGPSKPNEINQPPPPSSSSTIPTSAPPINSAPRPPPPVSLHQQINPPVSRPPSMPPPIRTTMVSAVPVMQRPPMASVVRLPPGSVLAAPMPPILHTPRINVVPMPPNPPQMMAQRAQHMIVPAAFVPAPPVAPVPTQAPLPPAHPPPPMEDEPSAKKMKSEDSLMPEDEFLRRNKGPVTVKVQVPNMQDKTEWKLGGQVLAFTLPLSDQVSVIKVKIHEATGMPAGKQKLQYDGIFIKDSNSLAYYNMQNGATIHLALKERGGRKK, from the exons ATGCCGGCGGGACCTGTGCAGCTGCTGGCGCCTCAGACGCCCGATGGAGGACAG caaCAGATGGAGGAGGAAAAGAAAGAAGATGTTGTTCCATCTAAACCCATTGTGGGAATTATCTACCCTCCACCAGAAGTCCGCAATATTGTTGACAAGACTGCAAGCTTTGTGGCAAG AAATGGTCCAGAGTTTGAAGCCAGAATCCGTCAAAATGAAATTAACAATCCTAAATTTAACTTCTTAAATCCAAATGATCCTTACCATGCCTACTACCGTCACAAAGTCAATGAATTTAAAGAGGGGAAAGCACAGGAACCATCTGCTGCCATTCCAAAAGTTATGCAACAACAGCAGTCTGTGCAGCAACTTCCCCAAAAG GTCCAGGCTCAAGTTGTTCAGGAGACCATCATTCCAAAGGAACCTCCTCCAGAGTTCGAGTTTGTGGCTGATCCGCCTTCCATATCTGCCTTTGATCTGGATGTGGTGAAACTGACAGCTCAGTTTGTTGCCCGTAATGGTCGCCAGTTTCTCACACAGCTGATGCAAAAGGAACAGAGAAATTACCAGTTTGATTTCCTACGACCTCAGCACAGTCTTTTCAATTACTTCACCAAGCTTGTGGAGCAGTACACAAAG ATCCTGATTCCTCCAAAGGGATTAATCATAAAGCTGAAGaaagaggcagagtaccccacCGAGGTTTTAGATCAG GTTCGCTACCGTGTAGAGTGGGCAAAGTTTCAGGAGCGGGAGAGaaaaaaagaggaggaggagaaggaaagGGAGCGGGTCGCTTATGCACAAATAGATTGGCACGATTTTGTTGTAGTAGAGATTGTTGACTTCCAACCTAATGAACAAG GTAACTTTCCTCCTCCCACAACACCTGAAGAATTGGGTGCTCGTATTTTAATTCAAGAACGATACGAGAAGTTTGGAGAAAGTGAGGAAGTAGAGATGGAGGTTGAATCTGATGACGAGGAAGAAGTGAAGGATGGCAAGAATGAAGAATCTTCTCAAATGGATCAGGATACTCAACTACAAGACATGGATgaa gGTTCTGATGATGAGGATTATGCGCAAAAGGCTCCTCTCCCTCCAGAGTCACCAATGCCTCCACCTTTACCTCCAACTCCTGACCAAGTGATTGTTCGTAAAGATTATGATCCCAAAG CTTCCAAACCTCAGCCCCCTGCCCCTGCATCAGATGAATATCTGGTATCACCTATCACTGGTGAGAAGATTCCAGCCAGCAAGATGCAGGAGCACATGCGCATTGGTCTTTTGGATCCACGTTGGCTGGAGCAGAGAGATCGCTCCATTCGGGAAAAACAAGGAGACGATGAAGTATATGCCCCAG GGTTGGATATCGAAAGCAGCCTGAAGCAGCTGGCTGAACGCCGTACTGATATTTTCGGTGTTGAAGAAACGGCAATTGGTAAAAAGATTGGAGAGGAAGAGATCCAAAAACCTGAGGAGaag gTCACTTGGGATGGTCATTCTGGCAGCATGGCTCGTACCCAACAGGCAGCACAGGCGAATATAACTTTGCAGGAGCAAATTGAAGCGATCCATAAAGCTAAGGGCTTGGTCCCCGAGGAAGATGGCAAGGACAAGATTGGACCTAGCAAACCTAATGAAATCAACCAACCACCACCTCCTTCTTCTTCATCTACCATTCCTACTTCTGCACCACCAATCAATTCTGCTCCAAGGCCACCTCCACCTGTGTCACTTCACCAACAGATCAACCCACCTGTGTCACGACCACCATCG ATGCCACCACCTATACGTACTACTATGGTATCTGCTGTTCCTGTAATGCAGAGGCCCCCAATGGCATCAGTGGTCCGTCTTCCACCTGGTTCTGTGTTGGCTGCTCCCATGCCACCTATTTTGCACACACCTAGAATTAATGTGGTGCCAATGCCACCAAATCCACCCCAAATGATGGCACAGAGAGCACAACACATGATTGTTCCTGCTG CATTTGTTCCTGCACCACCTGTTGCCCCTGTACCTACACAAGCGCCACTGCCCCCTGCACACCCCCCTCCACCAATGGAAGATGAAccatctgcaaaaaaaatgaagagTGAAGACTCTCTGATGCCGGAAGATGAATTCTTGCGCAGAAACAAG GGTCCTGTCACAGTCAAAGTACAGGTTCCCAACATGCAAGATAAAACTGAATGGAAGTTGGGCGGTCAAGTGCTGGCATTCACTCTGCCTCTTTCGGATCAG GTCTCTGTAATAAAGGTTAAAATTCATGAAGCGACCGGCATGCCAGCTGGGAAGCAGAAACTTCAGTACGAt GGTATCTTTATTAAGGACTCAAACTCTCTCGCTTACTACAACATGCAGAATGGAGCAACAATTCACTTGGCTTTGAAAGAGAGAGGAGGCCGAAAGAAATAA